The Paenibacillus tianjinensis genome has a window encoding:
- a CDS encoding HD domain-containing protein, with protein sequence MDNQQWIAAAEDFAKAQLGRDTTGHDWFHTDRVRNTAALIAGMEGADVLTCTIAALLHDVADEKLNSSKEAGLHKVHNWLVEHLANEERIRHIMLIIETMSFSGGGGTPMSTLEGQCVQDADRLDALGAIGIARTMVFSGAKGRPVYDPDLTPRDESLQKEYRDYSKGTAVNHFYEKLLKLKDLMNTPYGRKLAEERHDFMLLYLEQFYKEWNQGSQKLL encoded by the coding sequence ATGGATAATCAACAATGGATTGCAGCTGCCGAAGACTTTGCCAAAGCGCAGCTGGGCCGGGATACCACAGGCCATGACTGGTTTCATACAGACCGTGTGCGCAATACGGCTGCGTTGATCGCCGGGATGGAGGGTGCGGATGTCCTAACCTGCACCATAGCCGCGCTGCTGCATGATGTGGCTGACGAGAAGCTGAACTCTTCTAAGGAAGCGGGACTGCACAAAGTACATAACTGGCTGGTTGAGCATCTCGCAAATGAGGAGAGAATCAGACATATAATGCTGATTATTGAGACGATGTCTTTCAGTGGCGGCGGAGGGACTCCCATGTCTACACTGGAAGGACAATGTGTACAGGATGCAGACCGGCTGGATGCGCTTGGGGCAATAGGCATTGCGAGAACGATGGTTTTTTCGGGGGCAAAAGGGCGGCCGGTCTACGATCCGGATCTTACGCCGCGCGATGAATCGCTGCAGAAAGAATACCGTGATTATTCTAAGGGTACGGCGGTCAATCATTTTTATGAGAAGCTGCTGAAGCTGAAAGACCTGATGAATACACCCTATGGACGCAAGCTGGCCGAAGAACGGCATGATTTCATGCTGCTGTATCTGGAGCAATTTTATAAGGAATGGAATCAGGGCAGCCAGAAGCTGCTATAA
- a CDS encoding M20 family metallopeptidase yields the protein MMNVRSREFAVPFLQSLIQVDTCNPPGNEHCLSQLLQEFLLEAGLDSRITGIGGIEQRRSNLEAVFPGGGGRKLMFCGHLDTVSPWTAEAGNYPPHGAVIENGRMYGRGTSDMKSGLAAMLLAAVSLHQDGIRLGGDLIFLATAGEEVDSCGARQYAEQHSLAELDGLVIAEPTDSRVAVGHKGALWLRISLFGRSAHGSMPQLGLNAVEGMMEVIALLHRHALEWQAHDPVLGSSSLSVNKIDGGVQTNVIPDRCTIDVDIRTVPPLRHAELRGEITAKLEEIQRLHSGYRYQVEELLDRSVVYTDPGEELIRIALELAGRTGGASGQVGAEEVQGEAAANAVDTAVRGVSYYTDASVLHDHGRLPVLIYGPGDPGLAHQPDEWVDIEAFLDSIDFYRKLAVSFLGVTGD from the coding sequence ATGATGAATGTCAGAAGCAGGGAATTCGCGGTTCCCTTTTTGCAAAGCTTAATCCAGGTGGATACCTGCAATCCACCGGGGAATGAGCACTGTTTGTCACAGCTGCTGCAGGAATTTTTGTTGGAGGCTGGCCTTGATAGCCGTATCACCGGCATTGGTGGAATTGAGCAGCGGCGCAGCAATCTGGAGGCGGTGTTTCCAGGCGGCGGGGGCCGGAAGCTGATGTTCTGCGGCCATCTGGATACCGTCAGTCCTTGGACAGCTGAAGCGGGGAATTACCCGCCGCATGGTGCTGTAATTGAGAACGGCCGGATGTACGGCCGGGGCACCTCCGATATGAAAAGCGGACTCGCAGCCATGCTGCTTGCTGCAGTCTCGCTGCACCAGGACGGCATCCGGCTGGGCGGCGATCTGATCTTTCTGGCGACAGCCGGGGAAGAGGTCGACAGCTGCGGAGCACGGCAATATGCGGAGCAGCACAGCCTGGCAGAGCTGGATGGCCTGGTCATCGCTGAGCCGACGGACAGCCGCGTCGCTGTCGGCCATAAAGGTGCGCTATGGCTGCGGATTTCGCTCTTCGGGCGCAGCGCCCACGGCTCCATGCCACAGCTTGGCTTGAATGCCGTGGAGGGTATGATGGAAGTAATCGCGCTGCTTCACCGCCATGCGCTGGAGTGGCAGGCCCATGATCCGGTGCTGGGCTCAAGCAGCCTGTCGGTCAACAAGATTGATGGCGGCGTGCAGACCAATGTGATTCCCGACCGCTGCACCATCGATGTGGACATCCGGACCGTTCCGCCGCTACGGCATGCTGAGCTGAGGGGCGAAATCACGGCCAAGCTGGAAGAAATTCAGCGGCTGCACTCCGGCTACCGCTATCAGGTGGAGGAGCTCCTGGACCGGAGTGTTGTCTATACTGATCCCGGTGAGGAATTAATCCGAATTGCGCTGGAGCTCGCCGGAAGGACGGGCGGCGCAAGCGGACAAGTCGGCGCGGAAGAAGTGCAGGGGGAGGCTGCTGCAAACGCAGTCGATACTGCAGTACGCGGAGTATCTTATTATACGGATGCCTCTGTACTCCATGATCACGGGAGACTACCCGTGCTGATCTATGGCCCCGGTGATCCCGGGCTTGCTCATCAGCCGGATGAGTGGGTCGATATTGAAGCTTTTCTGGATTCGATTGATTTCTACCGTAAGCTGGCCGTCTCTTTCCTTGGAGTTACCGGGGATTAG
- a CDS encoding sporulation protein YjcZ, producing the protein MSENVGGYSPFTSTGAILVLFILLVIITKSLWV; encoded by the coding sequence ATGAGCGAAAATGTCGGCGGATACAGCCCGTTCACTTCGACTGGCGCGATTCTGGTATTGTTCATCCTGCTTGTAATCATCACTAAATCCCTCTGGGTATAA
- a CDS encoding DEAD/DEAH box helicase produces MSELQFRDYDLNEEIIKALDVLGYHSPTEVQSKVIPAALKGQDLIVKSQTGSGKTASFGIPVCELVDWAENKPQVLVLTPTRELAAQVKEDITNIGRFKRIKAVALFGKQPFAPQKIELTQKTHVVVGTPGRVFDHIERGTLPLNRIKTLVIDEADEMLSMGFIEQIEKIIQQLPRERVTMLFSATLPEAVKNLCRKYMTQPVDIEIEAAGMTTASIEHALIEVRQAAKFALLLDLLTVENPDSCIIFCRTQDQVNALFRGMADQELPVDKIHGGMMQDERFEVMNAFKRGQFRYLIATDVAARGIDIENITHVINYDIPMEKESYVHRTGRTARAGKSGKAITFVTPNEHKWVADIEGYIGFSIPVMKAPSEDAVAYAKPAFEQKLGKQQVRKVGKTEVMNQNIMKLYFNGGKKKKLRAVDFVGTIAKLEGITADDIGIITIQDNVTYVDILNGKGALVLQAMRDTTVKGKLLKVHIAKK; encoded by the coding sequence ATGAGTGAGTTACAGTTTAGAGATTATGATTTAAATGAAGAGATTATCAAGGCACTGGACGTTCTTGGCTATCATAGCCCGACCGAAGTACAGAGCAAGGTCATTCCGGCCGCTCTGAAGGGACAGGATCTGATCGTCAAATCACAGACCGGCAGCGGCAAAACGGCCTCGTTCGGCATCCCGGTCTGTGAACTGGTGGATTGGGCGGAGAACAAACCGCAGGTCTTGGTGCTGACTCCGACAAGGGAATTAGCCGCACAGGTCAAGGAAGACATTACGAATATCGGACGCTTCAAGCGGATCAAAGCGGTGGCCTTATTCGGTAAGCAGCCGTTTGCCCCGCAGAAGATTGAGCTGACACAAAAAACGCATGTTGTAGTAGGCACGCCTGGACGGGTGTTTGACCATATCGAACGCGGCACACTGCCGCTGAACCGGATCAAGACGCTCGTCATTGACGAAGCGGATGAAATGCTCAGCATGGGCTTTATCGAGCAGATTGAGAAGATCATCCAGCAGCTTCCGCGGGAGCGGGTCACAATGCTGTTCTCGGCGACATTGCCGGAGGCTGTAAAGAACCTGTGCCGTAAATATATGACTCAGCCGGTAGATATTGAGATCGAGGCTGCCGGGATGACTACTGCATCCATTGAGCATGCCCTGATTGAAGTGAGACAAGCGGCCAAGTTCGCGCTGCTGCTCGATTTGCTTACGGTAGAGAATCCGGACAGCTGCATTATTTTTTGCCGCACCCAGGATCAGGTGAATGCGTTGTTCCGCGGGATGGCCGATCAGGAGCTTCCGGTGGACAAAATCCACGGGGGGATGATGCAGGACGAGCGGTTTGAAGTGATGAACGCTTTTAAGCGAGGCCAGTTCCGCTATTTGATCGCTACGGATGTTGCTGCCCGCGGCATTGATATCGAGAACATTACCCATGTCATCAACTATGATATCCCGATGGAAAAAGAGAGCTATGTGCACCGCACCGGCCGGACGGCCCGCGCAGGCAAAAGCGGTAAAGCCATCACGTTTGTTACGCCAAATGAACACAAATGGGTGGCGGACATTGAAGGCTATATCGGCTTCAGCATTCCGGTGATGAAGGCTCCCTCGGAGGATGCCGTAGCGTATGCCAAACCGGCTTTTGAGCAGAAGCTTGGCAAGCAGCAGGTGCGCAAGGTTGGTAAGACTGAGGTCATGAACCAGAACATCATGAAGCTGTATTTCAACGGCGGCAAGAAAAAGAAGCTCAGAGCAGTGGATTTCGTCGGCACCATTGCGAAGCTTGAGGGAATCACCGCCGATGATATCGGGATCATTACCATTCAGGATAACGTAACCTATGTGGACATTCTGAACGGTAAAGGCGCACTGGTCTTGCAGGCGATGAGAGACACTACGGTAAAAGGCAAGCTGCTTAAGGTGCATATTGCAAAAAAGTGA